Sequence from the Amaranthus tricolor cultivar Red isolate AtriRed21 chromosome 1, ASM2621246v1, whole genome shotgun sequence genome:
aataataataataataataataataataataataataataataataatagtaatagtaataataataataatagtaatagtaatagtaataataataataatagtaataataataataataataataataataataataataataataataataataataataataataataataataataataatagtaatagtaataataataatagtaataataataataataataataataataataataataataataataataataataataataataataataataacaataataataataacaataataacaataataataataataacaataataataacaataataataataataacaataacaacaataataacaacaacaacaacaataataataacaacaacgacaacaacaacaacaataataataataacaacaacaacaacaacaacaacaacaacaacaacaacaacaacaacaacaacaacaataataataataataataataataataataataataataataataacaataacaataataataacaataataataataacaataataataataacaataataataataataataataataataataataataataataataataataataataatagtaataataataataatagtaataataataataataataataataataataataataataataataataataataataataataataataatagtaataataataataataataataataataataataatagtaatagtaataataataatagtaatagtaataataataataataataataataataataataataataataataataataataataataataataacaataataataataacaataataacaataataataataataacaataataataacaataataataataataataataataataataataataataataataataataataataataataatagtaataaataataataataataataataataataataataataataataataataataataatagtaataataataataataataataatagtaatagtaataataataataataataataataataataataataataataataataataataataataataataataataataataataataataataataacaataataataataataataacaataataataataacaataataataataataataataataataacaataataataataacaataataataacaataataataataacaataataacaataatattaacaataataataataataataataataataataataataataataataataataataataataataataataataataataatagtaataataataataataataataataataataataataataataataataataatagtaatagtaataataataataataataataataataataataatattaataataataataataataataataataataataataataataataataataataataataataataatagtaataataataataatagtaatagtaatagtaataataataataataatagtaataataataataataataataataataataataataataataataataataataataataataatagtaatagtaataataataataatagtaataataataacaataataataataataataataacaataataataataacaataataataacaataataataataacaataataacaataataataacaataataataataacaatgataataataataataataataataataataataataataataataataataataataataataataataataataataataataataataataataataataataatagtaatagtaataataataataatagtaataataataataataataataataataataataataataataataataataataataataataataataataataataataatactaataataataataacaataataataataacaataataacaataataataataataacaataataataacaataataataataataacaataacaataataataacaacaacaacaacaataataacaacaacaacaacaacaacaacaacaacaacaacaacaacaacaacaacaaccacaataataataataataataataataataataataataataataacaataataataataataataataataataataataataataacaataataataataacaataataataacaataataataataacaataataacaataataataacaataataataataataataataataataataataataataataataataataataataataataataataataacaataataataatagtaataataataataataatagtaatagtaataataataataataataataataataataataataataataataataataataataataataataataataataataataataataataataataataataataataatagtaataataataataataataataataataataatagtaatagtaataataataataataataataataataataataataataataataataataataataacaataataataatagtaataataataataataatagtaatagtaataataataataataataataataataataataataataataataataataataataataatagtaataataataataataataataataataataatagtaatagtaataataataataataataataataataataataataataataataataataataataataataataataataataataataataataacaataataataataacaataataacaataataataataataacaataataataacaataataataataataagaataataataataataatactaataataataataataataataataataataagaataataataataataataataataataataataataataataataataataataataataataataataataataataatagtaatagtaataataataataatagtaatagtaatagtaataataataataatagtaataataataataataataataataataataataataataataataataataataataataataataataataataataataatagtaatagtaataataataataatagtaataataataataataataataataataataataataataataataataataataataataataacaataataataataacaataataacaataataataataataacaataataataacaataataataataataacaataacaacaataataacaacaacaacaacaataataataacaacaacgacaacaacaacaacaataattataacaacaacaacaacaacaacaacaacaataacaacaacaacaacaacaataataataataataataataataataataataataataataataataataataacaataacaataataataacaataataataataacaataataataataacaataataataataacaataataataataacaataataataataataataataataataataataataataataataataataataggaataataataataatagtaataataataataataataataataatattaataataataataataataataataataataataataatagtaataataataataataataataataataataataataataataataataatagtaatagtaataataataatagtaatagtaataataataataataataataataataataataagaataataataataataacaataataataataacaataataacaataataataataataacaataataataacaataataataataataataataataataataataataataataataataataataataataatagtaataataataataataataataataataataataataataataataataataataataataataataataatagtaataataataataataataatagtaatagtaataataataataataataataataataataataataataataataataataataataataataataataataataataataataataataatagtaattgtaataataataataatagtaataataataacaataataataataataataataataataacaataataataataacaataataataacaataataataataacaataataacaataataataacaataataataataacaataataataataataataataataataataataataataataataataataatagtaatagtaataataataataatagtaataataataataataataataataataataataataataataataataataataataataataataataataataataataataataataataataataataataataataataacaataataataataacaataataacaataataataataataacaataataataacaataataataataataacaataacaataataataacaacaacaacaacaataataacaacaacaacaacaacaacaacaacaacaacaacaacaacaacaacaacaacaacaataataataataataataataataataataataataataataacaataataataataataacaataataataataacaataataataataataataataataataataataataacaataataataataacaataataataacaataataataataacaataataacaataataataataataataataataataataataataataataataataataataataataataataataataataataatagtaataataataataataataataataataataataataataataataataataataataataataataataatactaataataataataataatagtaatagtaataataataataataataataataataataataataataataataataataataataataataatgtaacaccccgagattttaatgaagtaattatttaatattttaatagagattttaatgaagtaattatttaatattttaatagtttttaaagactttacaattatttatgaaattattttaataaatttctttcgtatacgaatttaaatgttaacttatatatatatattaaaaatacaattacgattcaaaaaaaataaagaggttcgaatcaaaatgattagtttattaaaatgtgtgaggccgcgaaggtgagtctcttaatTGGATCTCGCAACAAAATGAACcgagattaaaaataaaaaaaaaaataataaaaaaaaaaaaaaaaaaagagaaaacggTGTTAAAGACCACGAAACCCTAACACTGAAGACAAGCCGTCTTCCTCTTCCCTCTTCtcctttctctctttctctcaatCCCCTTTTTCCCCCAGCCGTGCCTCCTCTCTTCACCACCACCAGCCGCATTTTCCTCCACCGGTGAGCGACCatcgtagcagcagcagccctGCCTTCCTCCCTCGCGACACGCAACAGCAGTGGCTGCTTCATCCTCCTCCTCCCTGTTGCAGCAACGTGAACCCACAGCAAGGGCAGCCACCTTCGTGGTGGTTTTCCCGGCAGCAGCAGCCGTGTCTAGCTGTCCACCTTCGtgctccaccaccaccacaacaccACTTATACCCTCACCCATTTCTAGTTCCCCTTGTGAGCAATCTCTTACCCAAATTAAGTTTGTATGTGTTGATATttgatttcttattatttagagTTCATATTTGTTAAATTGGAGTATGAATATCTTGATTTTGTTATGGGTTTGATTATTATGGTGATCTGAAATTAGAtaagttagggtttatattatgaTGAATTTAAAGGTAGTAATTTGGGTAAATTCACGAATCTTAGCTTGGATTAAGTTATATCTTAATAGGATTTAAAGTGGGTAAGCATTTGAAAGTGTGAATTGAACTTGAATAAGTTAGGGGTGGATGAATTAAAAGTAGTATATACTATTTTTGTGGCTTGGATGATGTTTTGTATTGGAAATCTTGTATAAGCTTGTGTATGTGACACTTTGGATGAATGGTGACTAGTATTGTTAATATCCATTGTTGTAGAgtaaacgataataataattactgagACGGATTAAGGTAGCGATTGTCATTAATGGAAGTATTATCGTGGTTATAGTCGTTGATGAGGTGGTTAGTTTTGAGCTCGGTTGCTATACTGATATGTTCAATTGTGTCGCTAAGTTGGGTGACTTTGACCCAAATTATACGAATCGTTATTGATTCGCCAAGCTACAAatctaatttattcttaatcgtttcactctaaaaaccttggaaaaataataaaccacTACTATCATAGGTGATATGATTGTTATTAAGTGTAACGTCATGTATTACGTGTTCTTGAACATATCTTGATATAAACCTGACTAGAATCTAATGTTATGGTTTGATTGGAATTGATGGCGTAGTTCATGTATGAACATGGGTTGAATTTATTGCATGAGTATGCGTAGAATGCGTATTAGCTTGAATCGAAACTTAATTGGCTAATAGCGTAGCTTGTATGGAGTCGGTGCTTCGTAAATGATGTGAAGTAGGCTTATTAGTCTTACTTTAAACGTGTATAGGTGCCCGGTTCATAAGAGGGGCGTAAGAACCCCTTCGAAGCGATTTTTGTGGCTTGTCATCTTGCAGTGCAGgtaagtacacgcagtaactgattCTTGCATGCATCTTCAATATATTTTCCTTGCGTGATAATATTATACGAGCTAGGTTGAATATGATTTGCTATTTAAATACTGTTAAGTTTGTGTTACAAGTGAAAATCAGTTGTCAAGATGGTAGAGATTGAGTTCTGATATCGCGAGAGtagaatgttggattatatgagatggaatgggaatgagtcccttattgatgagatattaagttggatgttactgtgactccactggattggtaccccagttggtttagttcccggaggcatggatcatctatatatggtcgctgtacgggggtatgatcatactttgccattgggcgccggcatggccgtcaccgcccttggctgaggtgttgccatgtgggtcttgcaaaccccaatatggtggcctctagtcacaaaagatgatacgtggaattaaggaagaaatagaaaatggtgaaggcattgagaagtgcacagaagtgaggaatggttggagtagatttttatacattggagtGTCTTTCTTCCCTtgttttgttgaattgattgttggttgcatgtataacttgttgctagatactgacgtgtactgcttgtttccttgttgacggcttgtctctgatggccctgctatgacacGTTTGGTCTATGACTttacgttgagcagcaggggcgtcgtagataggtcttgcaggttttggagtttccttgcattgcatatgggggggggggggggggggatcgAGTGAGAACCTTGACGCGTGCCCTGTTCGAACCATTTTTGACGCTACATGTGCTTTCGAATTGAAAGTGTGTATGTTTTGGTTGAGGCATGAGTCCTCCTTTTGATGTAATTCGTTCCGCTGCAAAGAGTTATatcgttttatattttgttatagtatCTTGAATGGCTTGTACAGTGGATTATCTTTTTGCTTGGAAAACCCAAGCGTTTACatgggaaccacgatccatgcttagtATGTCGACAGAGGTCTTGGCGATGACCTTTCCGCCGTGATTCTGTTACGAGGCCATTGATGCCTCTTCATTATGATGATTTATCGTTTGTCTAAATCTTCGTCGCGTCAAATttcaaggcagatgctgccaaaatttttactcacctttttaaagttaataattaaagtttaactaaattcttttttttttcttttatgtaacacccgaacttcctcccgtcctttacagttttggtttcgttaaggggttggaaattctggggtgttacaggtggttaccagagccagTGGTTCCTATCTTTCCCAAACGTTTCGTGTTTTCTCTAGTACTTATTCCTGTTTTGTTTTCGAAGTTAAACTGCTTTGAGAGTATGGGTAGACATGGGTTAGGTGCATTTATATATGCATGCATTTTGAGTATTATTGCACATGAATTTGCACGCTTAGGCTTACGATCCTTGCAATGATTGGAATGAATCTTTGTAATGCATTTGTGGTGACTTAACAGATGACgttttattaattgaaattttaagcaTGAATTATGTTTGTAGGAGCAAATGTTGCAAGTTATGGGTTGCGTAAGAGgctacattttttttatgtgcCTGTCCTAGTTAAGCTACGAGTTGCCGTACTTACCTTCAACCTTATATTagttgattatgtgtttatgtttCATTGGTTAGTAGTTTATGTCAAAATTATTTAGATAAGCTTACTAGTTCATTTTCTTTAGTGAAGTTGatatatttcaaaataaggATGAATTCCACGCAAAACAAGAATGTATGCCTGGTTGGAATTTGCAtacaaaatgtgtttttggcGATGAAGCATGTTATCTTAACGAATGGTGAACATCTCTCGTTTGTGAAACTCTTGTTTGCAGGGAAATGCCTCCGTTGTCTAGTCAACGTTTGAAGAGACGCTCGAACAAGGTCTTACGAGAACTGGTCATGGAGCTAGCCGAGGAAAGGAGATCTAGGTCTGCGCCCGAAGTTGAGACGGCAGCCTCCATGAGCAAGAGCATCTCACAGAACAAACCCCCTGTGTTTACAGGAACTGGAGAACCCGCAATCTTAGAGAATTGGTTACGGGAATTTGATAAGATTTTCAACGTGGTGCAATGCCCTGAGCACCTAAGAGTGGACCAAGCCGCTTTCTACCTACAAGAAGAAGCTGATTACTGGTGGTCCAATGCTAGAGACAACTTGATGAGTGATCCTCAAGAGCCGTTGCAATGGAAAGAGTTCAAAAGGGTGATTCGGGAAAAATACTACCCACCTCATATCAGGAAGCAAAAGTCCAATGAATTTTCGAAGCTCGAGATGGGGGATTTAACGGTTGACGAATACTATAAGAAGTTCATGGAGTATGTGAAATATTGCCCTGATGACGTCCCTACCGAGGAGCAGAAGATGCAGCGTTTTGAATTGGGGCTGAGCAATGAAATTCAAGTGCATGTTGATAGTGACCGGTACACCACTCTGGATGCGATGTACCAAAGAGCTGCTCAAGTGGGAAGTCTACTATACAAAGATAAGGGAAAGAAGCTTGAAACTAACAGTGCAGGTGTCAACAGTGGGGATAAGAGAAAGGAGAGCTTCCAGCAGCAACACCATTCCCAGCAGAATAAGAAACACATGGGCTTTTCAAGCCTCGAAAGAAATGGGAAGTCGCACCATAGGGGGTTCAGCAATCAAAAGAAGAGTGGAGACAGTAATAGTAAGGAAAGAGTTTATTTCTGCCGCAGGTGTCCAAACAAC
This genomic interval carries:
- the LOC130820486 gene encoding uncharacterized protein LOC130820486; translated protein: NNNSNSNSNNNNNNSNNNNNNNNNNNNNNNNNNNNNNSNSNNNNNSNNNNNNNNNNNNNNNNNNNNNNNNNNNNNNNNNNNNNNNDNNNNNNNNNNNNNNNNNNNNNNNNNNNNNNNNNNNSNSNNNNNSNNNNNNNNNNNNNNNNNNNNNNNNNNNNTNNNNNNNNNNNNNNNNNNNNNNNNNNNNNNNNNNNNNNNNNNNNNNNNNNNNNNNNNNNHNNNNNNNNNNNNNNNNNNNNNNNNNNNNNNNNNNNNNNNNNNNNNNNNNNNNNNNNNNNNNNNNNNNNNNNNNNNNNNNSNNNNNNSNSNNNNNNNNNNNNNNNNNNNNNNNNNNNNNNNNNNNNNSNNNNNNNNNNNSNSNNNNNNNNNNNNNNNNNNNNNNNNSNNNNNNSNSNNNNNNNNNNNNNNNNNNNNNSNNNNNNNNNNNSNSNNNNNNNNNNNNNNNNNNNNNNNNNNNNNNNNNNNNNNNNNNNNNNNNNNNNNKNNNNNNTNNNNNNNNNNKNNNNNNNNNNNNNNNNNNNNNNNNNN
- the LOC130820527 gene encoding uncharacterized protein LOC130820527 encodes the protein NNNNNNNNNNNNNNNNNNNNNNNNNNNNNNNNNNNNNNNNNNNNNNNNNNNNNNNNNDNNNNNNNNNNNNNNNNNNNNNNNNNNNNNNNNNNNNNNNNNNNNNNNNNNNNNNNNNNNNNNNNNNNNNNNNNNNNNNNSNNNNNSNNNNNNNNNNNNNNNNNNNNNNNNIINNNNNNNNNNNNNNNNNNNSNNNNNNNNSNSNNNNNNNNNNNNNNNNNNNNNNNNNNNNNNNNNNNNNNNNNNNNNNNNNNNNNNNNNNNNNN